The proteins below are encoded in one region of Clostridium estertheticum:
- a CDS encoding GTP pyrophosphokinase — protein MAIREWKRFLIPYEQGVEELKVKFRSIRREYRRKNDYSPIEFVTGRVKEISSILEKANKFCIPLDRIEFEMEDIAGIRIMCQFVDDIDKVVNLIRERRDMQIVYEKDYVANVKGSGYRSYHMIIKYPVNLAGGQTEILAEFQIRTLAMNFWATVEHSLNYKYKHDIPEYIRKKLKNAADAAFQLDEQMLEIKDEIKDAQKLFEVKSNLVSDIMNNILMLSSLGKLMDATRYREQINKLLEEGEVFELSSLLRATQKTLDMYKA, from the coding sequence ATGGCAATAAGAGAGTGGAAGAGATTTCTAATTCCTTATGAACAGGGTGTGGAGGAGTTAAAGGTAAAGTTCAGAAGTATAAGAAGAGAATATAGACGTAAAAATGACTACTCACCTATAGAATTTGTTACAGGGAGAGTCAAAGAGATATCTAGTATCCTTGAGAAAGCTAATAAATTCTGTATTCCTTTGGACAGAATTGAATTTGAGATGGAGGATATAGCTGGAATAAGAATAATGTGCCAATTTGTTGATGATATTGATAAGGTGGTAAATTTAATTCGCGAAAGACGTGATATGCAGATAGTTTATGAAAAAGATTATGTTGCAAATGTGAAAGGTAGTGGATATAGAAGTTATCATATGATTATAAAGTATCCTGTGAACTTAGCTGGTGGTCAAACTGAAATACTCGCAGAATTTCAAATCAGAACACTTGCAATGAATTTTTGGGCTACGGTTGAGCATTCTCTAAATTATAAATATAAGCATGATATTCCAGAATATATAAGAAAAAAACTTAAAAATGCTGCAGATGCTGCGTTTCAACTAGATGAACAAATGCTAGAAATTAAAGATGAAATTAAAGATGCACAAAAACTATTTGAGGTAAAATCTAATTTGGTATCGGATATAATGAATAATATACTTATGTTATCATCTCTTGGAAAATTAATGGATGCAACTAGGTATAGAGAACAAATAAACAAGTTATTAGAAGAAGGAGAAGTTTTTGAACTTAGTAGTTTACTTCGTGCAACTCAAAAAACATTAGACATGTATAAGGCATAA
- a CDS encoding class IV adenylate cyclase encodes MKEIELRIIDIDVNEIREKLLSLNCLKVKQEDQINNIYDFSDKRLLLGKGYARIRTVKDNLKNSTIHYITTKKLISQEKYKIMDEHESEIKDEVAARGIFEALGLELMQSIKKYRESYKYKNTLIEIDINEKEFCPFPYIEIESASEPEIEEVVRLLGYSLEDTTSKSIYEILKSKKLMEKL; translated from the coding sequence TTGAAAGAAATAGAGCTTAGAATTATAGACATTGATGTTAATGAAATTCGAGAAAAATTATTAAGTTTAAATTGTTTAAAAGTAAAACAAGAGGATCAAATAAATAATATTTATGATTTCTCGGATAAAAGACTACTACTCGGTAAAGGCTATGCAAGAATACGTACAGTTAAAGATAATTTAAAAAATTCAACTATTCACTATATCACCACAAAAAAACTTATAAGCCAAGAAAAATACAAAATTATGGATGAGCATGAATCTGAAATTAAAGATGAAGTTGCAGCGAGGGGAATATTTGAAGCCTTAGGCCTCGAGCTTATGCAGTCTATTAAAAAATATAGAGAAAGCTATAAATATAAAAATACTCTTATAGAAATCGACATAAATGAGAAGGAATTCTGTCCTTTTCCTTATATAGAAATTGAAAGTGCATCAGAACCTGAGATTGAAGAAGTTGTAAGATTACTCGGTTACAGTCTAGAAGATACTACCTCTAAAAGCATTTATGAAATATTAAAATCAAAAAAATTAATGGAAAAGCTATAA
- a CDS encoding J domain-containing protein → MANPYEILGVKEGTSKEDIKKAYRELAKKYHPDQYGDNPLKDLAEVKMRELNEAYDTLMKGNGSSNNNSSSNNYSSSNNGSSSNNDYNNNNIYQSIRMDINSGNLPSAEQKLGSMNTKTAEWNFLMGTVHLKKGWHDSAYTFINRACTQEPNNVEYRQSFNQLNNQSSNYRNNYYGRTNNNSGGMGNMCLNLWCADTICECLGGDLISCC, encoded by the coding sequence ATGGCAAATCCCTATGAAATACTTGGTGTAAAAGAAGGAACGTCTAAAGAAGATATTAAAAAAGCCTATAGAGAACTAGCAAAAAAATATCATCCTGATCAATATGGTGATAATCCATTAAAAGATTTGGCAGAAGTTAAAATGAGAGAACTAAATGAAGCTTATGATACACTTATGAAAGGCAATGGATCTTCTAATAATAACAGTTCATCAAACAATTATAGTTCTTCTAATAATGGTTCAAGTTCAAATAATGACTACAATAATAACAATATATATCAATCTATAAGAATGGATATAAATAGTGGTAACCTCCCCTCTGCTGAGCAGAAATTAGGTTCAATGAACACAAAAACTGCTGAGTGGAATTTTTTAATGGGTACAGTTCACCTAAAAAAAGGTTGGCATGATAGTGCTTATACTTTTATTAATCGTGCCTGCACTCAAGAACCTAATAATGTTGAATATAGACAAAGTTTTAATCAATTAAATAATCAATCTTCAAATTATAGAAATAACTATTATGGTAGGACAAATAACAATTCCGGCGGTATGGGTAACATGTGCCTTAACCTCTGGTGTGCAGATACCATTTGTGAATGTTTAGGCGGAGATCTTATTTCGTGTTGCTAA
- a CDS encoding DUF2225 domain-containing protein — protein MDKNIFSGLENMGFDNIDHINIYNKETEAVKESKEKSFLYNKEVTCPVCNHVFKAATVKSSAYRMIKKDSDFFIRYSLINPYFYDVWVCNSCGYAAMKTDFYTIRSIEIEQVQKSISSKWHGRMYPEVYDVHVAIERYKLSLLNYVITNAKSSKKAINCMKLAWMYRLIDTQASREIELVFLSQALEGLSDAYYAEAFPIYGMDKYSAMYLIGELNRRLGHTEDSLVWFSNVITTPNVKQNLKELARDMKDLIKEEAAALLADTDNSNKSSTENFEPLETTKKSSFFSKLFK, from the coding sequence ATGGATAAAAATATATTTTCCGGTCTAGAGAATATGGGATTTGATAATATTGACCATATTAACATATATAACAAAGAAACTGAAGCCGTAAAAGAAAGCAAGGAAAAATCTTTTCTATACAATAAAGAGGTTACTTGCCCTGTTTGTAACCACGTATTCAAGGCTGCAACAGTAAAATCCTCTGCTTATAGAATGATAAAAAAAGACAGTGATTTTTTTATTAGGTACTCATTAATTAATCCTTATTTCTATGATGTATGGGTTTGTAATTCTTGCGGATATGCAGCTATGAAAACAGATTTCTATACTATACGAAGTATAGAAATAGAGCAAGTACAAAAATCTATATCAAGCAAGTGGCATGGACGAATGTACCCAGAAGTTTATGATGTTCATGTTGCTATTGAAAGATATAAATTATCTCTTTTAAATTATGTTATAACAAATGCAAAATCTAGTAAGAAAGCAATAAATTGCATGAAACTTGCCTGGATGTACAGGCTAATAGATACGCAGGCCTCTAGAGAAATCGAACTAGTATTTTTAAGCCAAGCTCTAGAAGGCCTTAGTGATGCATACTACGCCGAAGCATTCCCCATCTATGGCATGGATAAATACAGTGCTATGTACCTTATTGGAGAATTAAATAGACGCCTTGGACATACAGAAGATTCTTTAGTTTGGTTTAGCAATGTTATAACAACCCCTAATGTTAAACAAAATTTAAAAGAACTTGCACGAGACATGAAAGACCTAATCAAAGAAGAAGCTGCTGCCTTATTAGCCGATACTGATAATTCAAACAAATCTTCTACAGAAAACTTTGAACCATTAGAAACCACCAAAAAATCCAGTTTTTTTTCCAAATTGTTTAAATAA
- a CDS encoding DUF5685 family protein, translating to MFGYVTPCKMEMKIKDYEKFKAYYCGLCNSIKNDFGNLPRLTLNFDMTFLAVLLDSLSESKYNFVKFKCLIHPLKKRLMINNNKALDYAAFCNVTLAYYKLIDDVQDNKTMKSKIYSIFLKTYLPKAELSYTDVMEYTKDKLLLLNTLEANHNDMGIDEHLSIDEQLSIDGLSHVFADLTGFIISFYYKEASFKDDLYWLGYNLGKWIYIIDAYDDLEKDIKSNSFNAINSLLNTDNLDFKSFSILIKPRIDFILATCASSCLKYLNNLPLIKNEDILSNILELGLMEKMDKVFNKETIDNLKGVEDKNGKSL from the coding sequence ATGTTTGGATATGTAACTCCATGTAAAATGGAAATGAAGATAAAAGACTACGAAAAATTCAAAGCTTATTATTGTGGTCTATGTAATTCCATAAAAAATGATTTTGGTAATCTTCCAAGACTTACTCTAAATTTTGACATGACATTTTTAGCAGTACTTTTGGATTCCTTATCAGAAAGTAAATATAATTTCGTTAAATTTAAATGTTTAATACACCCATTAAAAAAAAGACTTATGATAAATAATAATAAAGCTTTAGATTACGCTGCTTTTTGCAATGTTACATTAGCTTATTATAAACTAATAGATGATGTCCAAGATAATAAAACAATGAAGAGCAAAATTTATTCAATATTTTTAAAAACCTATTTACCAAAAGCAGAATTATCATATACTGATGTAATGGAGTATACAAAAGACAAACTGTTACTTCTAAACACTCTAGAGGCAAATCATAATGATATGGGCATTGATGAGCATCTATCTATAGATGAACAGCTATCTATAGATGGGTTATCGCATGTCTTTGCTGATCTTACAGGTTTTATAATATCTTTCTATTATAAAGAAGCCTCTTTTAAAGATGATTTATACTGGCTTGGATATAATTTAGGTAAATGGATATATATTATAGATGCTTATGATGACTTAGAAAAAGATATAAAAAGTAATTCTTTTAATGCTATAAATTCATTACTTAATACAGATAATCTGGATTTCAAAAGTTTTTCTATATTAATTAAGCCAAGAATTGATTTTATATTGGCTACTTGTGCCTCTTCGTGCTTAAAATATTTGAATAATTTGCCTTTGATTAAAAATGAAGATATATTAAGTAATATACTAGAGCTAGGACTCATGGAAAAAATGGATAAAGTGTTTAATAAAGAAACTATTGATAATTTAAAAGGAGTGGAAGATAAAAATGGCAAATCCCTATGA
- the tyrS gene encoding tyrosine--tRNA ligase, whose protein sequence is MENVYDTLLERGYLKQLTHEDEIKKILGKEKVTFYIGFDPTADSLHVGHFIAMMFMAHMQRAGHRPIALVGGGTAMIGDPSGKTDMRKMLSKEEIDHNISCIKTQLSRLIDFKDDKAILENNANWLLNLNYVDFIRDIGVHFTVNRMLAAECYKQRLEKGLSFLEFNYMLMQGYDFLMLNQKYGCTMQLGGDDQWSNIIAGMELIRKKESKASYGMTCALLTNSEGKKMGKTENGALWLDADKTSPHDFYQYWRNIEDSVVEKCLSLLTFVPMDEIRRLCALKGEEINEAKKVLAFEVTKLIHGEEEAMKAQSAAQALFGAGVDMSSVPTVSIPESMLGIGLMDILVYTKVLPSKAEARRLIEQGGLTINDKRIEDKNATLVDTDFKDGKVLIKKGKKKYYSLIIE, encoded by the coding sequence ATGGAAAATGTATATGATACACTTTTAGAACGAGGATATTTAAAGCAACTTACTCACGAGGATGAAATCAAGAAAATATTAGGGAAAGAAAAGGTAACTTTTTATATAGGTTTTGATCCAACGGCAGATAGTCTACATGTTGGTCATTTTATTGCTATGATGTTTATGGCACATATGCAAAGGGCAGGGCATAGACCTATAGCATTAGTTGGTGGAGGAACTGCGATGATAGGTGATCCATCTGGTAAAACAGATATGAGGAAAATGTTATCAAAGGAAGAAATCGATCATAATATAAGTTGCATAAAAACTCAGCTTTCAAGACTTATAGATTTTAAGGATGATAAAGCAATACTAGAAAATAACGCAAACTGGTTATTAAACTTAAATTATGTGGATTTTATAAGGGATATAGGAGTGCATTTTACAGTAAATAGGATGTTAGCTGCTGAGTGTTATAAACAGAGATTAGAAAAGGGTTTATCTTTCCTTGAATTTAATTATATGCTTATGCAAGGATATGATTTTTTAATGTTAAATCAGAAATACGGATGCACTATGCAATTAGGTGGAGACGATCAATGGTCAAACATTATTGCTGGTATGGAACTGATAAGAAAAAAAGAAAGTAAAGCTTCTTATGGAATGACTTGTGCATTATTAACAAATAGTGAAGGCAAGAAAATGGGGAAAACGGAAAATGGAGCTTTATGGCTTGATGCAGATAAAACATCTCCACATGATTTTTACCAATACTGGAGAAATATAGAAGACTCAGTTGTAGAGAAATGTTTATCCTTACTTACTTTTGTACCAATGGACGAAATCAGGAGGCTCTGCGCTTTAAAGGGTGAAGAAATTAATGAGGCTAAAAAAGTTTTAGCTTTTGAGGTCACAAAACTTATTCATGGAGAAGAAGAAGCTATGAAGGCTCAAAGCGCAGCACAAGCATTGTTTGGTGCTGGAGTTGATATGAGTAGCGTACCAACTGTATCTATCCCAGAAAGCATGTTAGGTATAGGATTAATGGATATATTAGTCTACACTAAAGTATTACCTTCAAAAGCAGAAGCTAGAAGGCTAATAGAACAAGGTGGATTAACTATCAATGATAAGAGGATCGAAGATAAAAATGCAACTCTAGTAGATACTGATTTCAAAGATGGTAAAGTACTTATTAAAAAAGGAAAGAAAAAATATTACTCATTGATCATTGAATAA
- a CDS encoding metallophosphoesterase, whose protein sequence is MALWAISDLHLAINSDKPMDIFGEKWSNHHVKIKKNWINKISPDDTVLIAGDISWSMHMSEGMDDLDWIHKLPGRKILIKGNHDYWWSGITKLNALYEDMNFIQNNFFNYNDVAICGTRGWNCPGSKQFSIHDEKIYNRELIRLRISLDAAIKSGYKKFIVMLHYPPTTDKFEETELISIVKEYNVSKVIYGHLHGPSLNRLYEGNIEGVDYIVTSCDYLEFDPLKILE, encoded by the coding sequence ATGGCATTGTGGGCAATATCAGATCTTCATTTAGCTATCAATTCAGATAAACCTATGGATATATTTGGAGAAAAATGGAGCAATCATCATGTGAAAATAAAAAAAAATTGGATTAACAAAATTTCTCCAGATGATACGGTGCTAATTGCGGGAGATATTTCGTGGTCCATGCATATGTCTGAGGGCATGGATGATTTAGATTGGATTCATAAGCTTCCAGGAAGAAAAATACTTATCAAAGGAAATCATGATTATTGGTGGAGTGGTATAACGAAGCTTAATGCTCTCTATGAAGATATGAATTTCATTCAAAACAATTTTTTTAATTATAATGATGTTGCTATATGTGGAACACGGGGATGGAATTGCCCGGGGTCAAAACAATTTTCTATTCATGATGAAAAAATATATAATAGAGAATTAATAAGACTGAGAATTTCATTAGATGCAGCGATTAAGAGTGGATATAAGAAATTTATTGTAATGCTTCACTATCCACCTACTACGGATAAGTTTGAGGAAACTGAACTTATCAGTATAGTAAAAGAATATAATGTTTCAAAAGTAATTTATGGTCACTTGCATGGGCCATCTTTAAATAGGTTATATGAAGGAAATATAGAGGGCGTTGATTATATAGTAACGTCTTGTGACTACTTAGAGTTTGATCCTTTAAAAATATTAGAATAA
- a CDS encoding nucleoid-associated protein: MEYIKEVNINEAIIHVLDNNADEPILNEYALDLDEEKYNFILKHIQKCLKDEDLKYGVFSPESNIVKDLSQEYLNGENNILAVSKELAKQMFILMRTKGSIPSCDLIVVSFTTEFGPVLGIFKMDYIKNYVHIIEFVDEKLGIDIVPQFTGLPGSSQRIQKCAFIKPIRDENSFDLMVIDKRSKTKDNENQENDSNYFINNYLGCTIVDNERDVTKSFVKAVEKFTQNTFAENADEAEVVRSAIKRKLREEDNIDVKELSQQIFPENNENKEKFVEFIAQQGICENISLDKEWIDKKLKRVRLKIDKDIDLYVNEETYHDDSRFEIQRNGDGTINMVIKHVSNYVEK, encoded by the coding sequence TTGGAGTATATAAAAGAAGTTAATATAAATGAGGCTATTATTCATGTTTTAGATAACAATGCAGATGAACCTATCTTGAATGAATATGCATTAGATTTAGATGAAGAAAAATATAATTTTATACTTAAACATATTCAAAAATGCTTAAAAGATGAAGACTTAAAATATGGGGTATTTTCTCCTGAGTCAAATATAGTAAAAGATTTATCTCAAGAATATTTAAATGGTGAGAATAATATACTCGCTGTTTCAAAGGAACTAGCAAAACAAATGTTTATTTTAATGAGAACTAAGGGGAGTATTCCTTCTTGCGATTTAATAGTAGTATCTTTTACTACGGAGTTTGGCCCAGTACTTGGTATATTTAAAATGGATTATATAAAAAACTATGTTCACATTATTGAGTTTGTGGATGAAAAATTAGGAATTGATATAGTGCCACAGTTTACTGGTCTACCTGGTAGTTCTCAAAGGATACAAAAATGCGCTTTTATAAAACCAATTAGAGATGAAAATAGTTTTGATTTAATGGTTATTGATAAAAGGAGCAAAACCAAGGATAATGAGAACCAAGAGAATGACTCAAACTATTTTATTAATAATTATTTAGGTTGCACGATTGTTGACAATGAAAGAGATGTCACTAAAAGTTTCGTAAAGGCAGTTGAAAAATTTACCCAAAATACTTTCGCAGAAAATGCAGATGAAGCAGAAGTTGTTAGAAGTGCTATAAAAAGAAAACTTCGGGAAGAAGATAATATTGATGTTAAAGAATTGTCGCAGCAGATATTTCCTGAAAATAATGAAAATAAGGAAAAATTTGTTGAGTTTATAGCACAGCAAGGAATTTGCGAAAATATTAGTCTTGATAAAGAATGGATAGATAAAAAATTAAAAAGAGTAAGACTCAAGATTGATAAGGATATAGATTTATATGTAAATGAAGAAACATATCATGATGATAGTCGCTTTGAAATACAAAGAAATGGTGATGGGACAATTAATATGGTTATCAAACACGTAAGCAATTACGTCGAGAAGTAG
- a CDS encoding EscU/YscU/HrcU family type III secretion system export apparatus switch protein, whose translation MKKIKKATAIKYENGYDAPIVTAAGIGYIADEILRTAQESKVAIVQNEELANLLSNVDIGSEIPVELYDAIAKVIAYVMDIDALMKKN comes from the coding sequence ATGAAAAAGATAAAAAAAGCTACTGCAATAAAATATGAAAATGGATATGATGCTCCTATAGTAACGGCAGCTGGAATAGGTTACATTGCAGATGAAATTCTTAGAACTGCACAGGAGAGTAAGGTTGCCATAGTACAAAATGAAGAATTAGCAAATTTGCTCTCAAATGTTGATATAGGATCGGAAATACCCGTAGAATTATATGATGCAATAGCAAAGGTCATTGCTTATGTTATGGATATAGATGCATTGATGAAAAAGAATTAG
- the leuS gene encoding leucine--tRNA ligase, which produces MAKYNTGIDEKWQQKWEDTDLYKFDENNIERKLYVLEMFSYPSGSQLHAGHWFNYGPVDTWARMKRMQGYNVFQPMGFDAFGLPAENYAIKTGVHPKDSTEQNIVNMKKQLKAMGAMFNWDHEVVTCRPDYYKWTQWLFLKLFEKGLAYRKKAPVNWCPSCNTVLANEQVLADGSCERCGTEVTKKNLTQWFLKITDYAEELLEMLDTLDWPEKTKSMQRHWIGKSTGADVTFKVSDSDVDFSVFTTRVDTLYGVSYVVIAPENDLVDILTKDEYKDAVESYKYDARKQTDIERQSITRDKTGVFTGSYAINPINGRKVPIWIADYVLNTYGTGCVMAVPAHDDRDFAFATKYNLPIERVIVGFKSKNDDDEKLPYTEHGKIINSEEFNGLSTKDAKEAIVKKLETMNLGSGKVNFRLRDWLVSRQRYWGAPIPIIHCDKCGTVPVPEAQLPVELPYDVEFTPNGESPLAKCEEFINVTCPKCGGPAHREADTLDTFVCSSFYYLRYADNKNSEKAFDTDLINKMLPVDKYVGGPEHACMHLLYARFITKALRDMGYLNFDEPFLSLTHQGLILGEDGLKMSKSKGNTISPDKYIKEFGADVFRMYLMFGFGYTEGGAWSDDGIKAISRFVDRIERAVDTGSDEILKNTNNVTSIGANEKELNYWRNFAIKGVTEDTEKLQFNTSIARLMELTNAVSKYVNYESINSKLLKEVLIDYLKLLAPFAPHFSEEKWETLGMDYSIFNQSWPTFDESALIKDEVEIAIQINGKIKSRITIAQGLDEESIKQAALNDETFIAALEGKTVRKVIVIKGRLVNIVVS; this is translated from the coding sequence ATGGCAAAATATAATACAGGCATAGATGAAAAATGGCAACAAAAATGGGAAGACACGGATCTATACAAATTTGATGAGAATAATATTGAAAGAAAATTATATGTACTTGAAATGTTCTCTTATCCATCTGGAAGCCAATTACATGCTGGACATTGGTTTAACTATGGCCCTGTAGATACTTGGGCTAGAATGAAAAGAATGCAAGGATATAATGTATTTCAACCAATGGGTTTTGACGCTTTTGGGCTACCTGCCGAGAACTACGCAATAAAAACAGGTGTTCATCCAAAAGATTCTACTGAGCAAAATATTGTTAATATGAAAAAACAATTAAAAGCTATGGGAGCTATGTTTAATTGGGATCATGAAGTTGTAACTTGTAGACCTGATTATTATAAATGGACTCAATGGTTATTCTTAAAATTATTTGAAAAGGGTCTTGCTTATAGAAAAAAAGCCCCAGTAAATTGGTGCCCTAGTTGTAATACAGTTCTTGCAAATGAACAAGTACTTGCAGATGGTTCTTGCGAGAGATGTGGCACTGAAGTCACTAAAAAGAATTTAACTCAGTGGTTTTTAAAAATTACTGACTACGCTGAGGAACTACTAGAAATGCTTGACACTTTAGATTGGCCAGAAAAAACTAAATCAATGCAAAGACATTGGATAGGTAAATCTACTGGTGCTGATGTTACTTTTAAGGTATCAGATTCTGATGTAGACTTTAGTGTATTTACAACAAGGGTAGACACTCTATATGGCGTTTCATATGTAGTTATAGCCCCTGAAAATGATCTTGTTGACATCCTTACTAAGGATGAATACAAGGATGCTGTTGAATCTTATAAATATGATGCTAGGAAACAAACCGACATAGAAAGACAATCTATTACAAGGGATAAAACTGGTGTATTTACAGGTTCTTATGCTATAAACCCTATAAATGGACGCAAAGTTCCTATTTGGATTGCAGACTACGTTCTAAACACTTATGGAACTGGTTGCGTAATGGCTGTTCCAGCTCATGATGATAGAGATTTTGCCTTCGCTACTAAATACAATTTACCTATTGAAAGAGTAATCGTTGGTTTTAAAAGCAAGAATGATGACGATGAAAAACTTCCTTATACTGAACATGGTAAAATTATAAATAGTGAAGAATTTAATGGTTTATCTACAAAAGACGCAAAAGAAGCAATAGTTAAGAAATTAGAAACCATGAATTTAGGTTCTGGCAAGGTAAACTTTAGACTTCGTGATTGGTTAGTTTCAAGGCAAAGATATTGGGGCGCACCTATTCCAATAATTCACTGTGATAAATGTGGAACTGTTCCTGTACCTGAGGCTCAGCTACCAGTAGAGTTACCTTATGATGTGGAATTTACACCAAACGGCGAATCACCCTTAGCTAAATGTGAGGAGTTTATTAATGTAACTTGTCCTAAATGCGGAGGCCCGGCTCATAGAGAGGCTGATACCTTAGATACATTCGTTTGTTCTTCTTTCTACTATTTAAGATATGCAGATAATAAAAATAGTGAAAAGGCTTTTGATACAGACTTAATAAACAAAATGTTACCTGTAGACAAGTATGTAGGTGGTCCTGAACATGCATGCATGCACCTACTTTATGCAAGATTTATCACAAAAGCTCTTCGAGATATGGGATATTTAAACTTTGATGAACCATTTTTATCTCTTACTCACCAAGGTTTAATACTCGGAGAAGATGGATTAAAGATGAGTAAATCCAAAGGGAATACAATCTCACCAGACAAGTACATAAAAGAGTTTGGAGCAGATGTATTTAGAATGTACCTAATGTTTGGTTTTGGCTATACTGAGGGTGGCGCTTGGAGTGATGATGGTATAAAAGCTATATCAAGGTTTGTTGATAGAATTGAAAGAGCTGTAGACACCGGAAGTGACGAAATTTTAAAAAACACTAATAATGTAACTTCTATCGGTGCTAATGAGAAAGAATTGAACTATTGGAGAAATTTTGCAATAAAAGGTGTTACTGAAGATACTGAGAAACTTCAATTTAATACTTCAATTGCAAGACTTATGGAACTTACAAATGCTGTATCAAAATATGTTAATTACGAAAGTATAAACAGTAAATTATTAAAAGAAGTGCTTATAGATTATCTTAAGCTTTTAGCTCCCTTCGCTCCTCACTTTTCAGAAGAGAAATGGGAGACATTAGGTATGGATTACTCCATATTTAACCAAAGCTGGCCTACCTTTGATGAGAGTGCTCTTATTAAAGATGAAGTAGAGATTGCCATTCAAATAAATGGTAAGATTAAATCTAGAATAACTATAGCTCAAGGTTTAGATGAAGAAAGTATAAAGCAAGCCGCTTTAAATGATGAAACATTCATTGCCGCTCTTGAAGGTAAAACTGTGCGCAAGGTTATTGTAATCAAAGGACGACTAGTTAATATAGTAGTTTCTTAA